One part of the Anaerolineae bacterium genome encodes these proteins:
- the corA gene encoding magnesium/cobalt transporter CorA, producing MKITVFAPGVVREAAPEELPALLATDGTLFWVDMTGPTDEDLHVLSEVFRFHPLAIEDTHNQEQRPKVETYANETFIIFNAVTLNGDETFATRELDVFLGERFLVTVHAAPEPLVEEALRRVCRAPAQLAASARHLCYVLADVLVDHIFPVMDAIEQESEILSDIVLAQPDQSSLNRLFTLKRWGAEVWRLVWVQREMLNDLAHEWDIQGGGTDLRYYMRDVIDHLTLLADMMSVQRDMITGLIDLYMSATSNRLNVIVNRLTVITVAIGVLTVFGGFYGMNFLQTWPPFEAWWGVPVVILMMAAVVAVLLREFRRRGYL from the coding sequence ATGAAGATCACGGTGTTTGCGCCGGGGGTGGTCCGCGAGGCCGCGCCAGAGGAGTTGCCCGCGTTGCTGGCGACGGATGGCACGCTCTTCTGGGTTGATATGACCGGCCCGACAGACGAAGACCTGCATGTCCTCAGCGAAGTGTTCCGTTTTCACCCGCTGGCTATTGAGGACACTCATAACCAGGAACAGCGTCCCAAGGTTGAGACCTACGCGAACGAGACATTCATTATCTTCAACGCGGTAACCCTGAACGGGGACGAGACATTTGCCACCCGTGAACTGGATGTGTTTCTGGGGGAGCGCTTCCTGGTCACTGTTCATGCCGCCCCGGAACCGCTGGTGGAGGAGGCGCTGCGCCGGGTTTGCCGCGCCCCGGCGCAGCTGGCCGCTTCTGCCCGCCACCTGTGCTACGTGCTGGCCGATGTGCTGGTCGACCATATCTTCCCGGTGATGGACGCGATAGAGCAGGAGAGCGAAATCCTCAGCGATATCGTCCTGGCCCAGCCGGATCAGAGCAGCCTCAACCGCCTGTTCACGCTCAAACGCTGGGGGGCGGAAGTGTGGCGGCTGGTCTGGGTGCAGCGGGAGATGCTCAACGATCTGGCCCACGAGTGGGATATCCAGGGCGGCGGCACCGATCTGCGCTACTACATGCGCGATGTGATCGACCACCTGACCCTGCTGGCCGATATGATGAGCGTCCAGCGCGACATGATCACCGGCCTGATCGACCTGTACATGTCGGCCACCTCCAACCGCCTGAACGTCATCGTCAACCGCCTGACGGTGATCACAGTTGCCATCGGCGTGCTGACTGTCTTCGGCGGCTTTTACGGGATGAACTTCCTGCAGACCTGGCCGCCGTTTGAGGCCTGGTGGGGGGTGCCGGTTGTCATCCTGATGATGGCGGCGGTGGTGGCCGTACTGTTGCGGGAGTTCCGGCGGCGCGGTTACCTGTAG
- a CDS encoding MFS transporter, with protein MSQTTIPRTEASRPAWRSLPRNVWVVTATSFLTDVSSNMLFDLMPLFLANVLGVKTNVIGLIEGIAETTASLLKIFSGWLSDRLRARKWLTVAGYGLSTVAKPFLYIVTSWWGVLAVRVTDRIGKGIRTAPRDALVAASIDADHRGLAFGLHRMGDTLGAATGILIALLIVLATQAGGLTLSRETFQVVVIASIIPAVLAVIVLAAGAQDVPVTSQAEAPRLTLRGFDRRFYGFLLAVTVFTLGNSADAFLILRAQERGLTVAGVMGMVLTFNLIYALISGPAGVLSDRIGRYRLIVGGWLVYGLLYLGFALVEQAWQMWALYGLYGIYYGAVEGNARALVADLVPEEKRGTAYGVYNAAVGVLALPASVIAGLLWSGIGGWAGFGPRAPFLFGAVLALIAVILLRIGLTPPADDR; from the coding sequence ATGTCTCAGACCACCATCCCCCGTACCGAAGCTTCCCGCCCCGCCTGGCGGAGCCTGCCGCGCAATGTCTGGGTGGTCACCGCCACCAGCTTCCTGACCGATGTTTCCAGCAACATGCTCTTTGACCTGATGCCGCTCTTCCTGGCCAACGTGCTGGGCGTCAAGACCAACGTCATCGGCCTGATCGAAGGCATCGCGGAGACAACCGCCAGCCTGCTCAAGATTTTCTCCGGCTGGCTTTCCGACCGGCTGCGCGCCCGCAAGTGGCTGACAGTGGCCGGGTATGGCCTTTCAACCGTCGCCAAGCCGTTTCTGTACATCGTCACGTCGTGGTGGGGGGTGCTGGCTGTGCGCGTCACGGACCGCATCGGCAAGGGCATCCGCACCGCCCCGCGTGACGCCCTGGTCGCCGCCAGCATCGACGCCGATCACCGCGGCCTGGCCTTTGGCTTGCACCGCATGGGCGATACGCTCGGCGCGGCGACTGGCATCCTGATCGCCCTGCTGATTGTGTTGGCGACCCAGGCCGGCGGCCTGACCCTCAGCCGGGAGACCTTCCAGGTGGTCGTGATCGCCAGCATCATCCCGGCGGTGCTGGCCGTGATCGTCCTGGCCGCCGGGGCGCAGGATGTGCCGGTTACCAGCCAGGCGGAAGCACCGCGCCTGACCCTGCGCGGTTTTGACCGGCGCTTCTATGGCTTTCTGCTGGCGGTGACGGTCTTCACGCTGGGCAATTCGGCAGACGCCTTCCTGATCCTGCGCGCTCAGGAACGGGGGCTGACTGTGGCCGGCGTGATGGGGATGGTGCTGACCTTCAACCTGATCTACGCGCTGATCTCCGGCCCGGCGGGCGTGCTCTCTGACCGGATCGGCCGCTACCGGCTGATCGTCGGCGGCTGGCTGGTCTATGGCCTGCTGTACCTGGGCTTCGCCCTGGTGGAACAGGCATGGCAGATGTGGGCGTTGTACGGCCTGTACGGCATTTACTATGGGGCGGTGGAGGGTAACGCCCGTGCGCTGGTCGCCGACCTGGTTCCGGAGGAAAAGCGCGGCACGGCTTACGGCGTGTATAATGCGGCGGTGGGCGTACTGGCCCTGCCTGCCAGCGTGATCGCCGGCCTGCTGTGGAGCGGGATCGGCGGCTGGGCGGGCTTCGGACCGCGGGCGCCGTTTCTGTTCGGGGCGGTCCTGGCCCTGATCGCGGTGATCCTGCTGCGGATCGGGCTGACCCCACCAGCAGACGACCGTTAG